A genomic segment from Aphidius gifuensis isolate YNYX2018 unplaced genomic scaffold, ASM1490517v1 Contig10, whole genome shotgun sequence encodes:
- the LOC122859992 gene encoding uncharacterized protein LOC122859992 yields the protein MAATAKHEMRQKFTDDNTGEEDIAAIAKQISDHAEAIYQTWKSRGLAPTEILNCHSNDTAVDKFGSALTPTIQLTKQQQQQNFNNNSNIIEPLECLLNNNNNGDEDDDDDVDEKNDLLNDDKNKLVKFVNNFVVEDRARQQKSSYLNKNLPSSIQFALEKFEKNTDIIKSQIKIRPKIKKSQSTLSNLSDKIDDIFIDKPKRPMSVLVGSPTKIITVDNINNNGGQSSGLTTWPLKNKLLNDTSTTTSSSSLSITSEASKSTSRTTQIAASYLDEVAREEERLINALKTGSIISEDTTLPIDNIIIKKQKPEIKKQKPILIGTNGLISEQAVNFFNKKKQLEDKKNNQTTTTIDQVDNIQKIDTTQLPTTTTTTKWGPRINSPRTRLEQVPHPELTNQQKQHIRAAAAAAAANDTTNSSSTNINNPVRPFLTRGSVAERVLIFEKCPSDLLLDKRGPRQSSIGTNRLNNNTNTNNDVNNTQKSQSYVRERILQQQSRALPPHTTLQRHVKANKNVRIPRFYYPGGKPTSLSQLEATICKITKAFESLPGCRSTKSQFNIITKACDLPLYWKIPLFMACGGDKNSTIELTNFLDYWKELNKNSHDKASKFININTRGKSDKLLPEDLVCLVQDVVETHPGLTFLKEATEFHSRYVHTVIARIFYCVNRCWSGKISITEIRKSNILDIIDLLEHEEDINQVTSYFSYEHFYVIYCKFWELDRDHDLLIDKMDLTRHNDHALSTRLIERVFSGAVTRGGINGAQQHSDKMSYTEFVWFLLSEEDKNHPTAIEYWFRCMDLDGDGYLSMYELEYFYEEQLDRMEAIGMETLPFEDCLCQMLDMIHPSIPRKISLSDLKKCKMTSIFFDTFFNLEKYLDHEQRDPFASTRDHDADGHELSDWDRFAADEYELLVAEESGNDQNDQMLYDPGIEDDTYPQNLDAIKSDKEASKTRQCFAKDYPEDGRHDKSLNFDSGDSDDYAESDN from the exons ATGGCAGCAACAGCAAAACATGAAATGCGTCAAAAATTTACTGATGATAACACGGGTGAGGAGGATATTGCTGCAATTGCTAAACAAATAAGTGATCATGCTGAGGCAATATATCAAACATGGAAAAGTCGTGGTTTAGCACCaactgaaatattaaattgtcacAGTAATGATACAGCTGTTGATAAATTTGGTAGTGCATTAACACCAACAATTCAATTgacaaaacaacaacaacaacaaaattttaataataatagcaatattATTGAACCACttgaatgtttattaaataataataataatggtgatgaagatgatgatgatgatgtagatgaaaaaaatgatttattaaatgatgataaaaataaacttgtaaaatttgttaataattttgttgttgaagaTCGTGCTAGAcaacaaaaatcatcatatttaaataaaaatttaccctCGTCAATTCAATTTGCccttgaaaaatttgaaaaaaatactgatattattaaatcacaaattaaaataagaccaaaaataaaaaaatcacaatcgACATTATCAAATTTGagtgataaaattgatgatatatttattgacaagCCAAAAAGGCCAATGAGTGTATTGGTTGGTTCACCAACCAAAATTATTACAGtggataatataaataataatggtggTCAGTCCTCTGGACTAACAACATggccattaaaaaataaattattaaatgatacatcaacaacaacatcatcatcatcattatcaataacatCAGAAGCATCAAAATCAACAAGTCGTACAACACAAATAGCAGCATCATATTTAGATGAAGTTGCACGTGAAGAAGAAAGATTAATAAATGCATTAAAAACTGGTTCAATTATAAGTGAAGATACAACATtaccaattgataatattattattaaaaaacaaaaaccagaaattaaaaaacaaaaaccaatATTAATTGGTACAAATGGTTTAATAAGTGAACaagctgttaatttttttaataaaaaaaaacaacttgaagataaaaaaaataatcaaacaacaacaacaattgatcaagttgataatatacaaaaaattgatactaCACAATTaccaacaacaacgacaacaacaaaatgGGGACCGAGAATTAATTCACCACGTACAAGATTAGAACAAGTACCACATCCTGAATtaacaaatcaacaaaaacaacatattagagctgcagcagcagcagcagctgCAAATGACACgacaaattcatcatcaacaaatattaataatccaGTAAGACCATTTTTAACACGTGGATCTGTTGCTGAAAGAGtacttatatttgaaaaatgtcCAAGTGATTTATTACTAGATAAACGTGGACCAAGACAATCATCAATTGGTACAaatagattaaataataatactaatacaaataatgatgtaaataatacacaaaaatCACAG tcTTATGTACGTGAGAGAATACTGCAGCAACAATCAAGAGCCCTGCCACCTCATACAACTCTTCAGAGACATGTTAAAGCCAATAAAAATGTTCGAATACcaag ATTTTATTATCCGGGTGGTAAACCAACATCACTGTCACAACTTGAAGCaacaatatgtaaaataacaaaagcatTTGAAAGTTTACCAGGTTGTCGTTCAACAAAatcacaatttaatattataacaaaagcTTGTGATTTACCATTATACTGGAAGATACCATTATTTATGGCATGTGGTggtgataaaaattcaacaattgaattaacaaattttttggattattggaaagaattaaataaaaattcacatgATAAAgctagtaaatttataaatataaatacacgtggtaaaagtgataaattattaccaGAAGATCTTGTATGTTTAGTGCAAGATGTTGTTGAAACACATCCTggtttaacatttttaaaagaagCAACTGAATTTCATTCACGTTATGTACACACTGTTATTgctagaattttttattgtgttaaTCGTTGTTGGTCTGGTAAAATAAGTATAACTGAAATACGTAAATCAAATAtacttgatattattgatttactTGAACATGAAGAAGACATTAATCAAGTAACATCATACTTTAGTTATGaacatttttatgttatttattgtaaattttggGAACTTGATCGTGatcatgatttattaattgataaaatggaTTTAACACGTCATAATGATCATGCATTATCAACACGTTTAATTGAACGTGTATTTAGTGGTGCTGTAACACGTGGTGGTATTAATGGTGCACAACAACATTCAGATAAAATGAGTTATACTGAATTTGTATGGTTTTTATTATCTGAAGAAGATAAAAATCATCCAACAGCAATTGAATATTGGTTTAGATGTATGGATCTTGATGGTGATGgttatttatcaatgtatgaattggaatatttttatgaagagCAATTGGATCGTATGGAAGCAATTGGTATGGAAACATTACCATTTGAAGATTGTTTATGTCAAATGCTTGATATGATACATCCATCAATACcaagaaaaatatcattgagtgatttaaaaaaatgtaaaatgacatcaatatttttcgatacattttttaatcttgaaaaatatctaGATCATGAACAAAGAGATCCATTTGCTTCAACAAGAGATCATGATGCTGATGGTCATGAG cTTTCTGATTGGGATCGTTTTGCTGCTGATGAGTATGAACTTCTAGTAGCTGAAGAAAGTGGAAATGATCAGAATGATCAaat GCTTTATGATCCCGGTATTGAAGATGATACATATCCACAAAATTTAGATGCCATTAAAAGTGACAAAGAAGCCAGCAAAACACGACAATGTTTTGCCAAAGATTATCCAGAAGATGGACGTCATGATAAATCACTAAACTTTGACAGTGGTGATAGTGATGATTACGCTGAAAGTGACAACTAA
- the LOC122859993 gene encoding uncharacterized protein LOC122859993, which translates to MNKMQQKRMQSHSTTILLGIIIIIFVLTQTTVGSKKCAGNGLDLKYVWGDAMTDSPDCIGPNNMQYPSAAITRSFKNLWGGNSRTARSHNNQRINDPESTRKTLLHNYQISKGEVTISNTRNSRSYSSKETCGSPARLCKTRYNTTAPMYGVSLTSGQPVTIVQKFPDLLQQVVFEVCESKSCDVIRGECTQTYVPYLFLVIPLGPVTLTGQDYVLVESGCVCKPKNSSPSSNNSPETPLVPNLS; encoded by the exons ATGAATAAAATGCAACAAAAAAGG atgcaGAGTCATTCGACAACAATACTTcttggtattattataattatttttgtattaacaCAAACAACAGTTGGTAGTAAAAAATGTGCGGGTAATGGTTTGGATCTTAAATATGTATGGGGTGATGCTATGACAGATTCACCTGATTGCATTGGACCCAATAACATGCAATATCCATc agcAGCTATTACgagaagttttaaaaatttatgggGAGGTAATAGTAGAACAGCACGTTCTCATAATAATCAAAGAATAAATGATCCAGAATCAACGAGAAAAACACTTCTTCATAACTACCAAATATCAAAAGGCGAAGTTACAATATCAAATACAAGAAACA gtcgTAGTTACAGTTCAAAGGAGACATGCGGATCACCAGCTCGACTTTGCAAAACCCGCTACAACACAACAGCACCAATGTATGGGGTCAGCTTGACTAGCGGACAACCAGTAACAATTGTTCAAAAGTTTCCTGACCTACTGCAACAAGTTGTCTTTGAAGTTTGCGA ATCCAAATCGTGTGATGTGATACGTGGTGAATGTACACAAACATATGtgccttatttatttttggtaatACCACTTGGTCCAGTAACACTAACTGGTCAAGACTATGTACTAGTTGAAAGTGGTTGTGTTTGTAAACCAAAAAATTCATCACCctcatcaaataattcaccGGAAACTCCCCTAGTCCCAAATCtttcatga